The Chryseobacterium indicum genome includes a window with the following:
- a CDS encoding alpha-amylase family glycosyl hydrolase: MKKLILIAAIGLGIVSCTTQKAAKNMMDLPKDWKHTTNIYEVNVRQYTKEGTFRAFEKEMPRLKSMGVKTLWFMPITPIAQQNKKGSLGSPYAASDYTSINPEFGTLNDFKHMVNEAHRLGFKVIIDWVANHTGWDHIWTKTHPEFYLKDPDGKFHIASGMDDIIELDYKNPEMRLAMIDAMKYWVKETNIDGFRCDLASWVEVDFWQQARPEVEKIKPLFWLGEFDELESPEYGKVFDASYSWKWMHKSADYYKKNEPLSELTDLLRKYSAIGDSSMRAWFTTNHDENSWNGTEYEKYGVITKPMAVFSATWNGVPLLYSGQELPNMKRLEFFEKDVIKWSNVYQNADFYKTLLNLKSSNPALRGGDSNVTTYLLNTTANDKILAYIRKNRNNEVLVVLNMSKDPVNFSIEDEHLSGSFKNVFEKTKRDFSSGKDFNFKPGDYAVFEK; encoded by the coding sequence ATGAAAAAATTAATTTTAATCGCTGCGATAGGTTTGGGAATCGTTTCCTGTACCACGCAAAAAGCTGCAAAAAACATGATGGATTTACCTAAGGACTGGAAACACACTACCAACATTTACGAAGTAAACGTAAGACAATATACAAAAGAAGGAACCTTCAGAGCATTTGAAAAAGAAATGCCGAGACTCAAATCAATGGGCGTAAAAACCCTTTGGTTCATGCCAATCACTCCGATTGCACAGCAAAATAAAAAAGGAAGTCTGGGAAGTCCTTATGCTGCATCAGATTACACCTCCATTAATCCCGAATTCGGAACTCTGAATGATTTCAAACACATGGTGAACGAAGCGCACCGGTTAGGTTTCAAAGTAATCATAGACTGGGTTGCGAACCACACAGGCTGGGATCATATCTGGACAAAAACCCATCCTGAATTTTACCTGAAAGATCCGGACGGAAAATTTCATATCGCTTCCGGAATGGATGATATCATCGAACTCGACTATAAAAATCCGGAAATGCGTCTGGCAATGATTGATGCCATGAAATACTGGGTAAAAGAAACCAATATCGATGGATTCCGTTGCGATCTTGCTTCCTGGGTTGAAGTAGATTTCTGGCAGCAGGCGCGTCCTGAAGTAGAAAAAATAAAACCCCTTTTCTGGCTTGGAGAATTCGATGAACTCGAAAGTCCGGAATACGGAAAAGTTTTTGATGCAAGCTACTCATGGAAATGGATGCACAAATCTGCCGATTATTACAAAAAAAATGAACCACTTTCAGAACTTACGGATCTTCTGAGAAAATATTCTGCAATTGGAGACAGCTCAATGAGAGCGTGGTTTACAACCAATCACGACGAAAACTCATGGAATGGAACAGAATATGAAAAATATGGAGTGATCACAAAACCGATGGCTGTATTCTCTGCAACCTGGAATGGCGTTCCGTTATTATATTCCGGTCAGGAATTACCCAACATGAAACGTCTGGAATTTTTTGAAAAAGATGTCATCAAATGGAGCAACGTGTATCAGAACGCAGATTTTTATAAGACACTCCTCAACTTAAAATCTTCAAATCCTGCATTAAGAGGAGGCGATTCCAATGTTACCACGTATCTTCTCAACACAACCGCTAACGACAAAATTTTAGCATATATAAGGAAAAACCGAAACAATGAAGTTTTAGTGGTTCTCAATATGTCCAAAGATCCTGTAAACTTCTCTATTGAAGACGAACATCTTTCAGGAAGCTTTAAAAATGTTTTTGAAAAGACAAAACGCGACTTTAGCAGCGGAAAAGATTTTAATTTCAAACCCGGAGATTACGCGGTTTTTGAAAAATAA
- a CDS encoding thymidylate synthase, which yields MQNYLNLLQHILDHGTDKTDRTGTGTRSVFGYQLRYDLSEGFPLVTTKKVHLKSIIYELLWFLKGDTNIKYLKENGVSIWDEWADDNGDLGPVYGAQWRSWNGADGKVVDQISDVIDQIKKNPDSRRLIVSAWNVAEIPNMALAPCHALFQFYVADGKLSLQLYQRSADVFLGVPFNIASYALLLMMVAQVCDLEVGDYVHSFGDVHIYNNHFEQVKKQLSREPRPLPTMKLNPEIKDIFSFDFEDFTLENYDPHPGIKAPVAI from the coding sequence ATGCAAAATTACCTAAACCTTTTACAGCATATTTTAGACCACGGAACCGATAAAACCGACAGAACCGGAACCGGAACAAGAAGCGTTTTCGGCTATCAGTTAAGATATGATCTGTCTGAAGGCTTTCCTTTGGTAACCACCAAAAAAGTGCATTTGAAATCCATTATTTACGAATTATTATGGTTTCTGAAAGGAGATACGAACATCAAATACTTGAAGGAGAATGGTGTTTCGATCTGGGACGAATGGGCAGATGATAATGGCGATCTTGGACCCGTTTACGGAGCGCAATGGAGAAGCTGGAACGGAGCAGATGGAAAAGTCGTGGATCAGATTAGTGATGTTATTGATCAGATTAAAAAAAATCCGGATTCCAGAAGACTTATCGTTTCTGCATGGAATGTTGCCGAAATCCCGAACATGGCTTTAGCGCCTTGTCATGCCTTATTCCAGTTTTATGTGGCAGACGGAAAACTTTCGCTTCAACTGTATCAGAGAAGTGCCGATGTTTTTCTGGGAGTTCCCTTTAACATTGCAAGTTATGCATTATTACTGATGATGGTGGCGCAGGTTTGCGATTTGGAAGTAGGAGACTACGTTCACAGTTTTGGAGATGTTCATATTTATAACAACCATTTTGAACAGGTTAAAAAACAGCTTTCCAGAGAACCAAGACCACTTCCTACGATGAAACTAAATCCTGAAATTAAAGATATTTTCAGTTTTGATTTTGAAGATTTTACGCTGGAAAATTATGATCCCCATCCGGGAATTAAAGCGCCTGTTGCGATTTAA
- a CDS encoding serine hydrolase domain-containing protein encodes MLKKLLFLSVISLSMTVFSQTNLKQKLAGYIDSLFVHHKVMGSFAFAENDRPTFIKVVGFADVEKNQKANVNTQYRIGSISKTFTAVLIMKAFEEKKISLDQKLSEFYPEIPNAEKISIENLLQHRTGIHNLTSEAEFWQYNTKPQTESSLISIIKKYKSDFEPGSKHEYSNSNYILLGFILEKIYKKPYAALLKDKITKPLKLTLTEVGGKIDPSKDQAKAYQFINGKYVTSSETDMSIPIGAGNIISTPRDLLTFILGLENGKLVKKSSLEKMKTFVDDYGYGLVKVPFDKYSGFGHTGGIDNFSSALFYFPDLKIATAFSTNQSEMDTNDISIKMIETAMGKDFEMPNFKTYEISENDLQKFTGTYSSKDVPLKISIFIEDKKLMAQATGQSAFPLEAISETSFKFDMAGIVIDFYPAKKQFVIIQGGTKNTFTKE; translated from the coding sequence ATGTTGAAAAAGTTACTTTTCCTGTCTGTCATCAGTCTTTCAATGACTGTATTTTCTCAGACTAATTTAAAGCAGAAATTAGCAGGCTATATCGATTCTCTGTTCGTACACCATAAGGTAATGGGGAGTTTTGCCTTTGCCGAAAACGACCGCCCTACGTTTATAAAAGTTGTCGGATTTGCAGATGTTGAGAAGAATCAGAAAGCAAATGTCAATACACAATACAGGATCGGATCAATCAGCAAGACCTTTACTGCCGTTTTAATTATGAAAGCTTTTGAGGAAAAAAAGATTTCTTTAGATCAGAAACTTTCTGAATTTTATCCTGAGATCCCAAATGCTGAAAAAATTTCCATCGAAAATCTACTGCAGCACAGAACAGGAATTCATAATCTGACCAGTGAAGCAGAGTTTTGGCAGTACAACACCAAACCTCAGACAGAAAGCAGCTTAATCAGCATTATAAAAAAATACAAAAGCGATTTTGAACCCGGTTCAAAACACGAATACAGCAATTCCAATTACATTCTGCTCGGTTTTATTCTCGAAAAAATTTACAAAAAACCGTATGCTGCTTTGCTGAAAGATAAAATTACAAAACCTTTAAAATTAACGCTTACAGAAGTTGGAGGAAAAATAGATCCATCGAAAGATCAGGCAAAAGCGTATCAATTCATCAACGGAAAATATGTGACTTCATCCGAAACAGATATGAGTATTCCGATTGGCGCAGGAAATATCATCTCTACTCCAAGAGATCTTCTTACTTTTATTCTTGGTCTGGAAAACGGAAAATTAGTGAAGAAATCCAGCCTTGAAAAAATGAAAACATTTGTGGATGATTACGGATATGGCTTGGTGAAAGTTCCTTTCGACAAATATTCGGGATTTGGTCATACAGGAGGAATAGACAACTTCAGTTCCGCACTATTTTATTTTCCGGATCTGAAAATTGCCACCGCTTTCAGCACCAATCAGTCGGAAATGGATACCAATGACATTTCCATCAAAATGATTGAAACAGCCATGGGAAAAGATTTCGAAATGCCCAATTTTAAAACCTATGAAATTTCCGAGAATGATCTTCAGAAATTTACTGGAACTTATTCCAGTAAAGATGTTCCGTTAAAGATTAGCATTTTTATTGAAGATAAAAAACTGATGGCTCAGGCAACCGGACAAAGTGCGTTCCCTTTAGAAGCAATTTCCGAGACAAGTTTTAAATTTGACATGGCAGGAATCGTGATCGATTTCTATCCGGCAAAAAAACAGTTTGTCATTATTCAGGGAGGAACAAAAAATACGTTTACAAAAGAATAA
- a CDS encoding M1 family metallopeptidase — protein sequence MKKAILSIVLLGGILFSANAAAQTETSGREKVYRATHTKVTELKHTKLKVNFDYQKEQMNGEEWLTAAPFFYPTNELTLDAKGMLIHEVALDINGKKSPLKYDYKDDVLKITLDKTYQKNQDYTVYIKYTARPNEVKQEGSMAISDAKGLYFINAQGTDPDKPTQIWTQGETESSSAWFPTIDKSNQKTTQEIYMTVPDKYVTLSNGLLKDSQKEANGLRTDHWVMDKRHSTYLFFMGVGEYAIVKDKWRNIAVDYYIEKEYEPYAKQIYGNTPEMIEFFSKKLGYDFPWSKYAQISGRDYVSGAMENTTATLHGSDILQKPGQLIDENTWEDTIAHELFHQWFGDLVTAESWSNLTVNESFANYSEYLWNEYKYGKDQADYHQMKDVNMYLTTPGNFDKDLVRFNYDSREDVFDLVTYQKGGGILHMLRNYLGDDAFFAGMNDYLKTYEYQNAEAHQLRLSFEKVSGKDLNWFFNQWYFGHGNPKIKYSYTFEPVKKQVAVTIEQTQDQPFQFPLAIDVYDNGKPKRYNVWVNAEAKNTFNFDVSKNADLVNINADGILVADITDTKTPEQYAMQYAGSKEFKSRYLALSGIKDQVGKNPAATKLLAAALKDPFFRTRIKALQLMDLSNPEQFKAMGAEVEKLASNDPKTLVQAAAISALAKTKDKKYLPVFEKGVNAVSNAVKGSSVSAIVEIDPARASTLADKIDLEGAPENLLSKLLPIIVKNKVTSQMPNIAQMAAFYPFLKFQNPELGKSAEEGYNWIMSSDNLKATESITKMLNQAKGQIGNNPQAKMMISQMLKDGLAKKMELLKQNPQNAASINKQIDAINKSIEDFK from the coding sequence ATGAAAAAAGCCATTTTATCGATTGTTTTACTGGGCGGAATTTTATTTTCCGCAAATGCAGCCGCACAAACCGAAACTTCGGGAAGAGAAAAAGTATACAGAGCCACTCATACCAAAGTAACGGAGCTGAAACACACAAAGCTTAAAGTAAATTTCGATTATCAGAAAGAACAGATGAACGGGGAAGAATGGCTTACTGCCGCACCTTTTTTCTATCCGACCAACGAACTGACGCTTGATGCAAAAGGAATGCTGATCCATGAAGTAGCGTTGGATATCAATGGAAAAAAATCTCCTTTAAAATATGATTATAAGGATGATGTTTTAAAAATTACTTTAGACAAAACCTATCAGAAAAATCAGGATTACACAGTTTACATCAAATATACAGCACGTCCGAATGAAGTAAAACAGGAAGGAAGTATGGCAATCAGTGATGCGAAAGGTCTGTATTTCATTAACGCACAGGGAACAGATCCGGATAAACCAACGCAAATCTGGACGCAGGGTGAAACGGAATCTTCTTCAGCCTGGTTCCCGACCATCGATAAATCCAACCAGAAAACAACGCAGGAAATTTACATGACGGTTCCTGATAAATACGTAACCCTTTCCAACGGATTGCTGAAAGATTCCCAAAAAGAGGCAAACGGTTTAAGAACCGATCATTGGGTGATGGATAAAAGGCATTCCACCTATCTTTTCTTCATGGGAGTGGGAGAGTACGCTATTGTGAAGGATAAATGGAGAAATATTGCAGTAGATTATTATATTGAGAAAGAATACGAACCGTATGCAAAGCAGATCTACGGAAATACACCGGAAATGATTGAGTTTTTCTCTAAAAAATTAGGCTACGATTTCCCATGGTCGAAATACGCTCAGATTTCCGGAAGAGATTACGTAAGCGGAGCAATGGAAAATACAACGGCAACGTTACACGGAAGTGATATTTTACAGAAACCGGGACAGCTCATCGACGAAAATACATGGGAAGATACCATTGCCCACGAATTGTTTCACCAATGGTTCGGAGATCTCGTAACGGCAGAAAGCTGGAGTAATCTTACGGTAAACGAATCTTTCGCCAATTATTCCGAATACCTTTGGAACGAATACAAATACGGAAAAGATCAGGCAGATTATCATCAGATGAAAGATGTCAATATGTACCTTACAACGCCGGGAAATTTTGATAAAGATCTTGTCCGCTTCAATTATGATTCCCGTGAAGATGTTTTCGATTTGGTAACGTACCAGAAAGGAGGCGGAATTCTTCATATGCTGAGAAATTATCTGGGAGATGATGCTTTCTTCGCAGGAATGAACGACTATCTTAAAACGTATGAATATCAGAACGCAGAAGCGCATCAGTTGAGATTATCTTTTGAAAAAGTTTCAGGAAAAGATTTAAATTGGTTCTTCAATCAGTGGTATTTCGGGCACGGAAACCCTAAAATTAAATATTCTTACACTTTCGAACCGGTTAAAAAACAGGTTGCTGTAACCATAGAGCAGACGCAGGATCAGCCGTTCCAGTTTCCTCTGGCAATCGATGTGTATGATAACGGAAAACCGAAAAGATACAATGTTTGGGTAAATGCAGAAGCCAAAAACACCTTTAATTTTGATGTTTCTAAAAATGCAGATCTGGTAAATATTAATGCCGACGGAATTTTGGTGGCAGACATTACCGATACCAAAACGCCGGAGCAATATGCAATGCAGTATGCGGGATCAAAAGAATTTAAAAGCAGATATCTTGCGCTGAGCGGAATTAAAGATCAGGTGGGAAAAAATCCGGCAGCTACAAAATTATTGGCAGCCGCTCTTAAAGATCCGTTCTTCAGAACGAGAATAAAAGCTTTGCAGTTAATGGATTTATCAAATCCTGAACAATTTAAAGCCATGGGAGCAGAAGTAGAAAAATTAGCTTCCAATGATCCTAAAACTTTAGTACAGGCTGCAGCGATTTCGGCTTTGGCAAAAACGAAGGATAAAAAATACCTTCCGGTTTTCGAAAAAGGAGTCAATGCCGTTTCAAACGCGGTAAAAGGAAGCTCTGTAAGCGCTATTGTGGAAATTGATCCTGCAAGAGCAAGTACTTTAGCTGATAAGATTGATCTGGAAGGCGCTCCGGAAAATTTATTGAGTAAGCTGTTACCAATTATCGTTAAAAATAAAGTGACTTCACAAATGCCGAACATTGCGCAGATGGCAGCATTTTATCCATTCCTTAAATTTCAGAATCCTGAATTGGGAAAAAGTGCGGAAGAAGGCTACAACTGGATCATGAGTTCTGATAATCTGAAAGCGACAGAAAGCATCACCAAAATGCTGAATCAGGCAAAAGGACAGATCGGTAACAATCCTCAGGCGAAAATGATGATCTCCCAAATGCTGAAAGACGGTCTTGCCAAAAAAATGGAACTTCTGAAACAGAATCCTCAAAATGCAGCAAGCATCAATAAGCAAATCGATGCGATCAACAAATCCATTGAAGATTTTAAATAA
- the lipA gene encoding lipoyl synthase encodes MENLIQDTTVQKPKWIRVKLPTGKNYRELRTLVDKYKLNTICQSGSCPNMGECWGEGTATFMILGNICTRSCGFCGVKTGKPMDVNWDEPEKVARSIKLMKIKHAVLTSVDRDDLKDMGSILWAETVNAVRRISPGTTMETLIPDFQGITKHIDRLVDVAPEVISHNMETVKRLTREVRIQAKYERSLEVLRYLKEAGQRRTKTGVMLGLGETKDEVFQTIEDIRNANVDVITLGQYLQPTKKHLPVKKFITPEEFDEFGDFARSLGFRHVESSPLVRSSYHAEKHIH; translated from the coding sequence ATGGAGAATTTAATTCAGGATACTACCGTTCAGAAACCAAAATGGATTCGTGTAAAACTTCCTACCGGAAAAAATTACCGAGAACTGAGAACTTTGGTTGATAAATATAAATTAAATACCATTTGCCAGAGCGGAAGCTGTCCGAATATGGGCGAATGTTGGGGAGAAGGAACAGCTACTTTCATGATCCTTGGAAATATCTGTACCCGAAGCTGTGGATTTTGCGGGGTAAAAACCGGAAAACCAATGGATGTAAACTGGGACGAACCTGAGAAAGTGGCACGTTCTATTAAATTAATGAAGATCAAGCACGCTGTTTTAACGTCTGTAGACCGTGATGATCTGAAAGATATGGGATCTATTCTCTGGGCAGAAACCGTAAATGCAGTAAGAAGAATTTCTCCGGGAACTACGATGGAAACTCTAATTCCGGACTTTCAGGGGATCACAAAACACATCGACCGATTGGTGGATGTAGCTCCGGAAGTAATTTCTCACAACATGGAAACGGTAAAACGTCTGACAAGAGAAGTGAGAATTCAGGCAAAATATGAAAGAAGTCTTGAGGTTTTAAGATATTTAAAAGAAGCAGGGCAGAGAAGAACAAAAACAGGCGTAATGCTTGGCTTAGGCGAAACTAAAGATGAGGTTTTCCAGACGATTGAAGACATCAGGAATGCAAATGTGGACGTAATTACTTTAGGACAGTATTTGCAGCCTACAAAAAAACACCTTCCCGTAAAGAAATTCATTACTCCAGAAGAATTCGATGAATTTGGGGATTTTGCAAGAAGTTTAGGATTCAGGCATGTTGAAAGTTCGCCTTTGGTAAGAAGTTCTTATCACGCAGAAAAACATATTCATTAA
- a CDS encoding lipocalin family protein, protein MKTFQKIAIPVSLGILGLFILNSCSVGIPKGATAVQNFKADKYLGTWYEIARFDYKFEKNMDNVTATYSKNPNGTIKVDNKGYNYVKKEWKESIGEARFVGKEDEARLKVSFFKPFWAGYNVVDIDDNYQYALIMGNNLEYLWILSRTKEIPESIRQRFLEKAKNIGYNTDKLIWVKHN, encoded by the coding sequence ATGAAAACTTTTCAGAAAATAGCCATCCCTGTTTCTTTGGGTATTTTAGGATTATTTATTCTCAATTCCTGTTCGGTAGGGATTCCCAAAGGAGCAACGGCTGTACAGAATTTTAAAGCCGATAAATATTTGGGAACATGGTATGAAATAGCCCGTTTCGATTATAAATTTGAGAAAAATATGGATAATGTAACGGCAACCTACTCCAAAAATCCAAACGGAACGATAAAAGTAGATAACAAAGGCTACAACTACGTTAAAAAAGAGTGGAAGGAATCCATTGGTGAAGCACGATTCGTAGGAAAAGAAGATGAGGCACGCCTGAAAGTTTCTTTTTTTAAGCCGTTTTGGGCAGGATATAATGTTGTTGATATTGATGATAATTATCAGTATGCTCTGATTATGGGAAATAATCTGGAATATCTTTGGATTCTGTCCCGAACAAAAGAAATCCCTGAAAGCATCCGTCAGAGATTTTTAGAAAAAGCAAAAAATATAGGTTATAATACAGATAAATTAATCTGGGTTAAGCATAATTAA